Within Verrucomicrobiia bacterium, the genomic segment GGGATTTGAATGCTGCCGGGACCTTGCAAGACTTGATTGCCAAAGTAAACCAGGTCCGTCGTGAGAACCCTGCGTTGCAAAGCAACGAACACCTGGAATTCCATGAGATTGATAACGAGCAACTGCTGGCTTACAGCAGGCACACCGCGGACCTGGAGGACATTATCCTAGTGGTGGTCAGTCTGGACCCGCACCATGTTCAGCGTGGCTGGATACGGCTGCCGCTAGACCTTTGGGGATTGGCTGGTGGCGGCACGTTCCAGGTCCACGAACTGCTCACCAACGAACGCTTCCTCTGGTCGGGAACACGCAATTATATCGAATTGAACCCCGAATTCGCCCCGGCGCATGTGTTCCGGTTGCGCCGCCATGTCCGAACGGAACAAGATTTCGACTATTTCCTCTGATGGCCACCCCACGTTTTATAATCTCTTCGCCCACGGGCCGCCGCTTTGGCGTATCCGCGCCTCGCTCGCCACGGGCCCGCTCCGCGCGGATTGGCCGCCGTGCCATCCCGCCCCCGCTTCCTAAAGACCCTTTATGGTATAAGGACGCCATCATTTACGAGGTCCATGTCCGCGCCTTTTTCGACAGCGATGCCGATGGGATTGGAGATTTTGGCGGGCTGACCGAACGGCTGGATTATTTGTCAGACCTGGGTATAACGGCCATCTGGCTGCTCCCGTTTTATCCTTCGCCGCTAAAAGATGACGGCTATGACATCGCGGATTATTACTCGATCAACCCCATCTACGGCACGCTGAAGGATTTCAAGACATTCCTGGCCGCCGCCCACCAGCGCAATCTGCGCGTCATCACCGAACTGGTCGTCAACCACACCTCCGACCAACACCCCTGGTTTCAACGCTCCCGCCGCGCCCCTCGCGGCAGCCTCTGGCGCAAGTTCTATGTCTGGAGCGATACGCCGGAGAAATACCGCGAGGCGCGGATTATCTTTCGCGATTTCGAACCCTCGAATTGGACATGGGACCCCGTGGCCCATGCCTATTTCTGGCACCGGTTCTATTCACACCAACCCGACCTGAATTTTGACAACCCACAAGTCCACCAGGAACTAACCCGGGTGCTGGATTTTTGGCTGGACCTCGGAGTGGATGGGCTGCGACTGGACGCGGTGCCCTATCTTTATGAAAGGGAAGGAACCTCCTGCGAGAACCTCGAGGAAACTCATCAATTCCTCAAAGTCCTGCGCCAGCATGTCGATGAGCGTTACGGCGACCGGATGCTGCTGGCTGAGGCGAACCAATGGCCGGAAGATGCTGTGTCTTACTTCGGCTCGGGCGCCGGCGATGAGACCCACATGGCCTTTCATTTCCCCCTTATGCCCCGCCTTTTCATGGCCGTGCGGATGGAAGACCGCGTTCCCATTGTCGATATCCTCGAACAAACCCCGCCGATTCCCCAGACCAGCCAATGGGCGCTGTTCCTGCGCAACCACGACGAATTGACTCTCGAGATGGTGACCGATGAAGAGCGCGATTACATGTATCGCGTCTATGCCGACGATGCCAAAGCGCGCATCAACCTGGGCATCCGCCGCCGCCTGGCGCCTCTCCTGGGCAATGATCGAAAGCGCATCGAACTGTTGCACCTCCTGCTCTTTTCCTTGCCCGGAACGCCTGTCCTTTATTACGGAGACGAAATCGCCATGGGCGACAATGTGTTCCTGGGGGATCGCAACGGCGTCCGCACACCGATGCAGTGGAGTTCGGACAAAAATGCCGGTTTTTCGCGGGCCAGCCCGCAAGCGCTGTACCTGCCCATCATCCTGGACCCCGAGTATCACTACGAGGCGGTCAATGTGGAAAATCAACAGCGCAATCCCAACTCGCTCTTTTGGTGGATGAAGCGGACATTGACCTTGCGGAAGCGTTTTAAGGCCTTTGGCCGGGGCTCCCTTAGTTTCCTGCAGCCGGAGAACCGCAAGGTTCTGGCCTTTGTGCGCAGCTATGAAAGCGAAAACCTGCTGGTGATAGCCAATCTGTCCCGATTTCCGCAGCCTGTCCAACTCGACCTCTCTGAATATCAGCATTCAATTCCGGTTGAACTCTTTGGCCACGCCGATTTCCCGCCGGTAACTGACAAGCCTTATTTCCTGACGTTCTCGCCGCATGCGGCTTACTGGTTTCTGCTAGAACCCCTGAGCAGCAGGCAGGCGCCGGCCCAAAGCAGCGCTCTGAACAGCCTGTTGGTGACCCCGCCACTCGAAGACCTCTTCGAGGGTGAAGGCCCACACCGGCTGGAATCTCATCTGGCGGAGTTCTTAAAGAACAAGCGCTGGTTTGGCGGCAAAGGGCGGCAGATAAAGTCCGTGCAAATTGGGGACAGCCTCGGCATTCCCGTGGGCTCCGGGCGCGCTTTTATTCTGCTGCTGACCATCGAGTATGTGGAGGGGGACCCGGAAGAATATGTGCTGCCAGCTCAGCTTGCCGGCCCAGCCGAAGCGGCCCAGGTTCAGGAACACTTGCCCGATGACATCATTGCGCGCTTGCGCTTTGATGATGGGAGCGGCGAAGGAGTCCTCTACGCGGCCGCCAGCAGCCCAGACTTTTGCAAGGCGTTGCTCGAAGCGATTGCGCGCCGTCGTTCGTTCGCCAGCGCCAATGGTGAACTCAAGGCAACCCCAACACCCGATTTGCGCCAGGAGGCCGCCAACGGCCTTGTGACGCTGGAACCCTCTTTCCGCAAGGCCGAGCAAAGCAATAGCTCGGTCGTCTTTGGCAATAAATTCTTCCTTAAGCTTTTCAGGCGCCTGGAATCCGGCGTTAACCCGGACCTGGAGATCGGACGCTTTTTAACCGAACGGAATTTTCCAAATCTACCGCCGGTGTCCGGCTGGCTGGAGTATCGCCGGCAAACCGGCGAGGAGTTTACCCTGGGAATCCTGACCCGTTTTCTTGCGCAAGCCCAGGACGCCTGGTCCTACACCCTCGATATGCTCAGCCGCTATTTCGAGCGCATTCGCACCGGTCCGGTCGAAACCGGGATTCAGCTCGAACTGGAAAATTCCGTGGTCGGGCTCGCGGAACGCCCGGTTCCCGAATCGGTGGTCGGGCTGATTGGGACCTACTTGGAGCTGGGGCGGTTGCTGGGCGAACGCACCGGCCAGTTGCACCTGGCATTGTCTTCAGAAACCCAGGACCGCAACTTTGCTCCGGAACCCTTCACACCGTTTTATCAACGCGCTTTATTCCAATCGATGCGCAATTTTGTTGTCCAGAGCTTGCGCCTGCTGCGCCGCGGGCTTCCCCGGCTTGCCGAGTCGGTGCGGGGCGAAGCTGAAAAGGTTCTCTGCCTGGAACCGGAAATCCTCCGGCGCCTCCGTGCTATTGTCCAGTCTCCCATCGCCAGCAAGCGGATTCGATGCCACGGCGATTTTCACCTGGGCCAGGTCCTCTACACCGGGAAAGACTTCATGTTTATTGATTTCGAAGGGGAACCCGCGCGCGCACTGGGCGAGCGCCGAATCAAGCGCTCTCCCCTGCGGGATGTGGCTGGGATGATCCGTTCTTTCCATTACGTTACCTACGCCGCTCTATTCAAACAACTCCAACTCGGCGCCCTGCAGGAGCAGGAACTCCCATCGATCGAGCCATGGAACAGCTTTTGGTATCGGTGGGTCAGCGCGGTGTACTTGAAGGCATATCTGGCAGTGCTCCAAGGCGCCGAACTGTTGCCAGAATCAAAAGATCAGTTGACGATTTTGCTCGAGGCGCATTTGCTGGAAAAGGCCGTGTATGAAGTGGGTTATGAACTCAGCCACCGTCCCGATTGGGTTAAAATCCCATTGCGCGGCATTCTCCAACTCCTCGAGCCGGTCCGCCCCGGTTAAAGGGGGTCTGCAACATGCGCTACAACCGGGAGATCGACAACACACAGAGGGACCCCTCTCCCCCGGCTCTCTCCCCTTCCGAAGAGGCCGAAGGGGAGAGGGAGAATTCTCGGCAGAGTCTCATCTTGAAAGCGATTTGCAATAGAGCCCTGCCCTGCCCTGCCCTGCGGCAACTGGCACGCGGGTATGGAATACATCTGTCCTATATCGATATGGCAGGCGCCCGCCATCACAGCTCGCCAGAAGCCCTTAAGGCTATTCTGGAACTCTTAGGCGCTCCCGCCGATACGGAGGACGATGTTCGCGACTCGCTCCACCTCCTCCAACAACGTCAATCACGTCAGTGCCTCCCGGAGGTGATCGTCGCCTGGGACGCCCGGCGGACCACTGTGCCGGTCCGATTGTCTGACGGTCTGGATGGCAGACGAGCTGAGTGCAAATTGGTTTTAGAAGATGGGCGTTGTAAGAAACTCCATCCGCATTCAAGCCGTTCTCCTCAAACCAGGACCGATGGCCAGACTGAGAAAGCTGCCGCCCAATCTCTGGTTTTGCCCAGTCTGCCGTTGGGTTATCACCGGCTCGAGTTGGAGGTCCGCGGACGCCACCATCAAACACTGGTGATTTGCGCGCCTGAAAAGGCATTTCCCGGCAGACTCACGCGGAAAATCTGGGGGGCTTTTGTGCCGATGTACGCCGTCCATTCCAGTCAAAGCTGGGGTGCAGGCAACCTCGCGGATTGGACGAAGCTGATGGAATGGACCGCCTCAGTCGGGGCGAATGTCCTGGGGACACTGCCGTTGCTGGCGGCCTTTCTTGGCCCTGAGCTGTGTGAACCCAGCCCCTACTCCCCTGCCAGCCGGCTCTTTTGGAACGAGTTTTATGTCGATATTCAGCAAGTACCCGAATTCTCCGCTTCACCCGCAGCGCAAAAGCTGTTTCGCTCCCGGCCCTTCCAGCAGCGCCTGCATTCGTTTCGCCAAAGTCCCTGGATCGATTACCGGGCCGAAATGGAGTCCAGGCGCCAGGCGCTTAAACGGATGGCAGAATTCTTTTTTCATCGCGATTCAAAGCGGCGCGGGCATTTTCAATCCTTCCTTAAAACGCGTCCGCGGCTGGAGGAGTACGCCCAATTCCAGGCTGCTACCGAGCAGACGGGCAAACCTTGGACCCGATGGGAAGGACGCATGCGCTATGGCAGGCTGCAGCCGGGCGACTACTCAGAATCGGCCCGGCAGTACCACCTCTATGCGCAATGGGTCGCGGATTGCCAAATCGCGGCCTTCAACCAGCGCTGCCGCCAGCGCGATATCCAGACCTATCTCGATCTCCCGCTCGGCGTGCACACTGCCGGTTACGATCTTTGGCGCGAACGTGATTCCTTCGCCTTTCCGGCTGCTGCCGGCGCCCCGCCCGATCTCTACTTCACCCAGGGCCAGAACTGGGGGTTTGCGCCTTTGCACCCCCAGCGCATTCGCCAGCGTCACTTCGGCTACGTTATCGAGTATCTGCGCTTCCAATTGCGTTGCGCTCGTGTGTTGCGCATCGATCATGTCATGGGCTTGCACCGCCTTTACTGGATACCGCCCGGCTTCCCAGCCAGTCTGGGCGCTTACGTTTCCAATCCCGCCGAGGAGTTGCTGGCCATCCTGTGCCTCGAATCCCACCGGCATCAGGCGCTCCTGGTGGGCGAGAACCTCGGCACCGTTCCCCCCGAGGTCAATAGCGCCATGGCCCGTCACCAATTACGCGAAACTTACGTCCTCCAGTACGAACAGCGACCCAATGCAGCCCACCCGCTTCGGCCTCCGCCTCCGTTCAGCCTCTGCAGCATCAACACCCACGACATGCCACCCTTTGCCGCACACTGGCGCGGCTTGGACATTGCCGATCGCTTTGAGTTGGGCCTCATCCCACGCCGTAAGCTCTCTACGGAATATAAAACCCGCACCCGCATGAATGCGGCGCTGGCAAAGTTTCTTGAACGCGCCGGCCTGCTGAAAACCGGCTCAAAGGATGGCGCCGCCGTATTGCGCGCCGCTCTGCGCTGGCTGGCGGCCAGTGAAGCGGAAGCTCTCTTGGTCAATCTGGAGGACCTCTGGGGTGAAGAGCGCCCGCAGAATGTCCCCGGCACCTCAATCGAGCTCCCCAACTGGCGGCGCAAAACAAAACTGTCCCTTGAGGAGATTCTGACTAACCCATCAATCCGCGATTTGCTTAGGAGCCTCGCAAGGAAGAGGACACATTGAAACCAAAGTTGACGATTTTGGACCTTGGGTTTTATACCGAGTCCATGATTCGTTTTTCGTTTTGCCATCCCCTGCCCTTTCGGATTTACTGCCTCGCATTACCAACACTGGAGTTGAAACTGAGATGAAAGCTGAAATTCACGGCGATACCCTTTGCGTCTCGTCAGTCAAAGAACTGGGCGCTGCCAATGCCAATGCCTTTCGGGACTGGGTCCGCAAGGCGGTGTCGGACCGCCAGAAAAACATCGACATCGATTTGTCGGAAACGACTTTCATCGACAGTTGCGGCCTGGGCGCCCTGGTCGCCCTGCACAAAACCGCTTGCAGCAAAAAGGGTCTCCTGCGCCTGTTGCGCCCTCAAACGGGCGTCCTGCAGATTATCGAACTAGCCCGGTTGGACCGCGTTTTTCAGGTAGTCAAGCAGTGAATGTATGGCCGGGCCGAAAGACGCAACCGCCGCTGCTCTGTTCCGTCTGAGTGTGCCTTGTGACCTTCGGCGGGTGCGGGGGGCCGTTCAGCAAACCCGCCGATTCCTCACCGAACAGGATTGCGCGGACAAGGAAATTATGGACTGCGAACTGGCCCTCACCGAGGCCTGCAACAACGCCGTTGAATATGCCTCACCTCAGGCCCGCTCCCAGCCGTTCCTTGTAGAAACCACCTGTTCGCCATGTGAAATCGAGATGCGGATTACCGATCAGACTCCGGGATTTGAGTGGCCCCAAACGCCCAACCTCCCAGGCCCGGAAAGCGAACACGGTCGCGGGCTCTACCTCATCCGCACCCTGATGGAGCATTCCGAATACATTCGGGGCACATCCTCGAACGTGCTGGTCCTGCGAAAACGCCGGTGCATCTGACTCCCTTTCAGGCGCACTACTTCTACGATTTCTGGCCCTTGCCGCCCTTCGCTCTCGATCCATTCCTCACTTCCAAATCGGTCACCAGGAGAAGATCAACGATGTTGAAAGAATCGTCTGGCTGAAAAACAATCACCGTTCTCCCGCTGGGAGCGGAGGCGAGCCACTCTCGGTGCGCTACCGCAACCTCCCGACCGTCAGCCAAGCGCATCACGAAAGGGTGGAATGGCTCCACAGTCGTAAAGTTGACGGATTTTTTCAATCGTCATTACAATTAAATAACACTGCCATCGCCCGTCGGCAACGCCCAAGCGGACGCGCACCGGGCTCCCGGCCGCAACTGAACATGGTTAGAACACCGTCACCCTTGTGATCTCTGCACGGCCTGCCGCCGAGTCGATGTGATATAAAACCTGGACCCGCCCGAAGTTGAACGCCTCTTCTCTGGAAACCTGCGGCAAATCTGGGCTCGGGAGCGGATGCAACCGAACCTCCTCCTCGACTTTCTCGACAGCGAGCCGTTCGATATCCTGCGCTGAGGGGAACATCTTACGCGCTCCCGCCGCGACGAGTTCGCGAGTCCCTTCAGCCCATGAAATTTCCCACGGCATAATTCTAACGATTAGCGCAGCTACGCCGGAACAATTGCGTCCAGCATGACCGACCGGGACCTCCCGGCGTTAGCTGCCGCGACTCGTTAAGCGACTGTCTCGACCTGAACAAATGTAAGCTCATAATCCGTGATTTGCTCGGCTGGCGAATCATCAAAGTGAACAGCGAATCGCTTGCCTGGAAACCGCCAGCTTCGTTGTTCCCGTCGCGCATCTCCGGGATAAGTTGGTCAAAATTGGTCATGGCCTTAGCCGCTTAACGAAAAAAGCTGAGCCACCGCCGAGTCGCGACGTGAACCGCGACAGCGGAACTGACCGCGCCAACGGCGGTTGGCTCCGGCGACTGGTTGAACGACTGCTTCATATCCTACATAAAACGATCCGACAAGCCATCGCGGAAGTCCTGCCGATGAAGCATCTTCGCGACACTCGCAAGCACGTGAACATGCTTCTGGAACTGGCCCGTCGGCACCAAAAACAAGAACACCAAATGGACTGGCTTACTGTCAAGGGCATCGAACTGGATTCCCTTTCGGGAGCGCCCGACTACCGCCACCACTTCAGATACCAATGTCGTGGACGCATGAGGAATGCCGATACCAAATCCGATACCCGTGCTCATTGACGACTCGCGCTTCCTGATACTCTCGGTGACTGAACCCCTATGCCGAGACTGAATCTTGCGAGTAGTCACGAGGTGACTTATCAACTCCTCAATAGCCTGCCAGCGGTCTTGCGCGTGTAGGTCAACTATATCCACTCCTGACCCGAAAAAGTCATCGGGAAACCCGTCGCCTAAGCCTCGTGCGGTTTTCTTGGGCGGTCGTGGTGGACCGCCAGCAGAAGCGGGCTGCGTCTTCGGAGTCTGGTCTGGTCGAGAATCACTCATCGCGCGCCAAGTCGCCTAACTCTGATTACGCGACTGCAGTTGCATTATCCCGCCAGGATTTTCCGTCGCCGCGTTTTTTTAACCGGTGCATTATCAGCCAAAAATACGCGATATGGAAAACGTAAGCAATCGGCGCGTCCACTGAATGGGACCCCTCAGCACCATGCCCAACCTGGATGGCTCTCGTCCATATCAGAAACGTTCTTGTGACACATCTGGCACATTTGCCCATCGCGACGAACAACCTTCAGCATGATATCCCGCGGAACATAGCGACCGAACCGGCGCAGTTCTCTCGTCTCTGTAAACGGCTCTTTATTGAAGAAAACAGGGCAAACGTGGCCAAAGACTCTGCACTCGATTTCGCCGGTGTCATATAGCTTAAGCTCCTCCCAGCGGGCAGGCCACCAAAACTCTAATTGATCGACTGCACACAGAATGTCGTACTCCGTTTTGAATTCCCCCCAGGACATCTGGATCAAGCGCGAGCGGTTTTTTCAAAAAGCGCCTTGAGTTGAGCGCGCGTCGTGAGCTTCAGCTTGCCCCTCGATTTCATCTTTTGAAAGCGTCGATCGGTCAGGCGGTCGATCTCTTCCAGTTGCGCGTCGCTCACTCCATATTCACTCCGGGCGCAGTTAGTGGACTCGACTTCCACCTTGCGAAGAGCGATGATGTGCGGACCTGAAATCAGGCCGATGCTTTCTCCGCGCACAGCGGCCTCAAGAAGGTTGCCCAGATTCTTCCTGGCCTGCGTAATCGTCAAGGCCTTTTGAGGGCACTGTCAACGACACGAGAAAGAGCCGAAGAAAGTCGCTCTCATAAACCGGGCTCTTACTTTGGCGGGATGAGTTTCTGGTATTCGGGGGTCTTGCGAAGGGCGGCGAAGCGATCATCTTCGCGGGCTTTGGCGACCAAATCGAGCGCAGCAGGATTGGTTTGGCGGCGTTTAACGCTCAGGTCAATGGCCTGAGCGAGGTCGGTCAAAGCTTCTTTATCCTTTCGCAGGTTGGCTTTAAAGGCGGCCAAATCGTACCAGGCCTCGGGGCTTTCGGGAGAGACCTTGACCAGCTTCTCGAGTGCGCGTTCCAGACCCGGCCAGTTGGCAGCCTGCCCGTAAAGCTGGGCGGCCTGGATTATGTACGCGGGCGCCACACCCGGGCTGGTAACGAGCGTTTCCAGGAGTTGGTCCGCCCGGCTGGTCTGCTGCATCTGGAAATAGGTTTTCGCCAGTTCAAGAACCACCGGGAAATTGCTGGGATGGGCGCGGATTTCGGCTTCCATGAGCGGCACCTGGGTTTGGGGCGCCGGGAGGCCGGCGTGCTGGGTTTGCTGAGTCTTATACTGCTCCAACTGGCTTAAAAGGCCGATAACTGCTGCGTTGTAAGGGTCCAGCTTGAGGCAGGTCTGTACGATGAGCAGGGCGTCATCCAGGCGGTTGAGTTGCAGGAGCAGATTCACATAGCGGAAGACTGCCTCGGGGCTGTAAGGGCAAAACGCAAAGGATTGGCGGAAGGTAAAATCGGCTTCCCTCAGGATGCTCTGGTATTCGGCGCTGGTTTTAGGCCGGTATTCAGGCGGGGCCTGGGTGAGGCGCCAGGCATAGATGCCGCCAATCGAGCTGCGCAGTTTAGAGAAGGCCTTTTGCGCATCATCGTCATGAACGAATTTACGGTCACCGGTGAACCCGTTCAAGTCATGACGCAGATATACCTTTTCGATCCAATCAGTGATCTGTTTGAGCGGTGTATCGTAATCGATGATGTCGCCGGTCAGGCGTTTGGAGTACTGTTTCCAAAACTCATGGTCGGTGCGCAGAACATCCTCCGTTAGCGACGGAAGCGGCTGGCGGTTAATCTTCATAATGATCCCGTAGGGAGTCAGGTGCGGATACATCCAGTCCAACGGGAAGCTTTCCTCGACATAGAACTCGTTTTTGGGGTTATGATCGAACATGACCTTAGTGAGCAGGCCATTGATGGCCATCACAGCGGTTTGGCCAGCGACAGTCACCCGGTTATCCACCACCCGCACGTCTTCGCCCTGGCGGATTTGTTTGGGCTCGTTCGGGAACTGCGTGTCATGTTGCAAGCGCCGCTGGGCATCGCTGAGGTATTCATTGAAGCAATGTTGGGAGTCCTCAGGCGAGGCGATGTAAATCTCGCGGTCGGGATAAACCCCGCCCAGGCTCTTGGCGATCTCCTTGGGATAAGCGGCTTCGAGCAAAAGCCGATTCAAGCGAACCCGGGTATGGCTCTGGGGATTCTGCTTAATAAAGTCGGCCAAGTACTCCGAAATCTGGACCTGCTTGAAACGGTCGGGCTCATAAAGCAGCTCGACTTTGGACAACTCGGCGATTTGCTTTGCCAGCTCGTCCTGTCTGCGGTGCAGGCTCTCCGAAGTGCTGCCTCCGGCGATCTGCTGGTCGATGTCACTCTTTTCCTGCAGCTTGGCAGCAAGGCTCTTTTTGACCTCCAAATCGCGATCCAGCAACACGTTTAAATCCCTTGCCAGGTCCTCGCCCAAAGCGGCGTCATTGCCTTGGCCTGCCAAGAGTTGGCGGGTCTCGGCGGCAAGGTTCTCGTAAATAAATTTTGACACGGTGTCCTGGTCCGGCCCCGGGCGCAGGCGCGCTGCAAATCCGCGCAGGTCGATGAAATCCTGCGCAGTAAACCACGAGGTAAAGGTGCGCCGGCGTTTTTCGACACGGTCGCCGTAATCCTCGAAGGCCGTGTCCAAGGGCGAGATCAGGCGCGCCAGAAAGTTAGTCTCATAATTCTGTTCTTTTTCTTTAGCGGACCGCAGCAAATCCTGGAAGAACGGGGGATCGATCTCTTTGCTGCGGTTGTATTGGGCGCGGATATAATCCAGGTATGTCCCGTCGGCCAAGGCATTCTGGGTGATGATATACACGTCACGCCGGTCGAACTTCTGGTCTTCTAGCGGTTGGCAATTGTGCGGCGTAAAGCTTTCACAGAAGATCATGTAGGTCGGACAAAAGCGGCCCGGGTCAGTCCCGCCATAGAGCACGGCGTCTTTGGCCATTTCCGGATAAAG encodes:
- the treS gene encoding maltose alpha-D-glucosyltransferase, encoding MATPRFIISSPTGRRFGVSAPRSPRARSARIGRRAIPPPLPKDPLWYKDAIIYEVHVRAFFDSDADGIGDFGGLTERLDYLSDLGITAIWLLPFYPSPLKDDGYDIADYYSINPIYGTLKDFKTFLAAAHQRNLRVITELVVNHTSDQHPWFQRSRRAPRGSLWRKFYVWSDTPEKYREARIIFRDFEPSNWTWDPVAHAYFWHRFYSHQPDLNFDNPQVHQELTRVLDFWLDLGVDGLRLDAVPYLYEREGTSCENLEETHQFLKVLRQHVDERYGDRMLLAEANQWPEDAVSYFGSGAGDETHMAFHFPLMPRLFMAVRMEDRVPIVDILEQTPPIPQTSQWALFLRNHDELTLEMVTDEERDYMYRVYADDAKARINLGIRRRLAPLLGNDRKRIELLHLLLFSLPGTPVLYYGDEIAMGDNVFLGDRNGVRTPMQWSSDKNAGFSRASPQALYLPIILDPEYHYEAVNVENQQRNPNSLFWWMKRTLTLRKRFKAFGRGSLSFLQPENRKVLAFVRSYESENLLVIANLSRFPQPVQLDLSEYQHSIPVELFGHADFPPVTDKPYFLTFSPHAAYWFLLEPLSSRQAPAQSSALNSLLVTPPLEDLFEGEGPHRLESHLAEFLKNKRWFGGKGRQIKSVQIGDSLGIPVGSGRAFILLLTIEYVEGDPEEYVLPAQLAGPAEAAQVQEHLPDDIIARLRFDDGSGEGVLYAAASSPDFCKALLEAIARRRSFASANGELKATPTPDLRQEAANGLVTLEPSFRKAEQSNSSVVFGNKFFLKLFRRLESGVNPDLEIGRFLTERNFPNLPPVSGWLEYRRQTGEEFTLGILTRFLAQAQDAWSYTLDMLSRYFERIRTGPVETGIQLELENSVVGLAERPVPESVVGLIGTYLELGRLLGERTGQLHLALSSETQDRNFAPEPFTPFYQRALFQSMRNFVVQSLRLLRRGLPRLAESVRGEAEKVLCLEPEILRRLRAIVQSPIASKRIRCHGDFHLGQVLYTGKDFMFIDFEGEPARALGERRIKRSPLRDVAGMIRSFHYVTYAALFKQLQLGALQEQELPSIEPWNSFWYRWVSAVYLKAYLAVLQGAELLPESKDQLTILLEAHLLEKAVYEVGYELSHRPDWVKIPLRGILQLLEPVRPG
- the malQ gene encoding 4-alpha-glucanotransferase, which produces MRYNREIDNTQRDPSPPALSPSEEAEGERENSRQSLILKAICNRALPCPALRQLARGYGIHLSYIDMAGARHHSSPEALKAILELLGAPADTEDDVRDSLHLLQQRQSRQCLPEVIVAWDARRTTVPVRLSDGLDGRRAECKLVLEDGRCKKLHPHSSRSPQTRTDGQTEKAAAQSLVLPSLPLGYHRLELEVRGRHHQTLVICAPEKAFPGRLTRKIWGAFVPMYAVHSSQSWGAGNLADWTKLMEWTASVGANVLGTLPLLAAFLGPELCEPSPYSPASRLFWNEFYVDIQQVPEFSASPAAQKLFRSRPFQQRLHSFRQSPWIDYRAEMESRRQALKRMAEFFFHRDSKRRGHFQSFLKTRPRLEEYAQFQAATEQTGKPWTRWEGRMRYGRLQPGDYSESARQYHLYAQWVADCQIAAFNQRCRQRDIQTYLDLPLGVHTAGYDLWRERDSFAFPAAAGAPPDLYFTQGQNWGFAPLHPQRIRQRHFGYVIEYLRFQLRCARVLRIDHVMGLHRLYWIPPGFPASLGAYVSNPAEELLAILCLESHRHQALLVGENLGTVPPEVNSAMARHQLRETYVLQYEQRPNAAHPLRPPPPFSLCSINTHDMPPFAAHWRGLDIADRFELGLIPRRKLSTEYKTRTRMNAALAKFLERAGLLKTGSKDGAAVLRAALRWLAASEAEALLVNLEDLWGEERPQNVPGTSIELPNWRRKTKLSLEEILTNPSIRDLLRSLARKRTH
- a CDS encoding STAS domain-containing protein produces the protein MKAEIHGDTLCVSSVKELGAANANAFRDWVRKAVSDRQKNIDIDLSETTFIDSCGLGALVALHKTACSKKGLLRLLRPQTGVLQIIELARLDRVFQVVKQ
- a CDS encoding ATP-binding protein, giving the protein MAGPKDATAAALFRLSVPCDLRRVRGAVQQTRRFLTEQDCADKEIMDCELALTEACNNAVEYASPQARSQPFLVETTCSPCEIEMRITDQTPGFEWPQTPNLPGPESEHGRGLYLIRTLMEHSEYIRGTSSNVLVLRKRRCI
- a CDS encoding PTS sugar transporter subunit IIA, whose product is MSDSRPDQTPKTQPASAGGPPRPPKKTARGLGDGFPDDFFGSGVDIVDLHAQDRWQAIEELISHLVTTRKIQSRHRGSVTESIRKRESSMSTGIGFGIGIPHASTTLVSEVVAVVGRSRKGIQFDALDSKPVHLVFLFLVPTGQFQKHVHVLASVAKMLHRQDFRDGLSDRFM
- a CDS encoding DUF2723 domain-containing protein gives rise to the protein MAKTKNSERESQAAPKLPKPPGAPPPLPTVAPLFRRIDWLTLLITFAVVAVVYFITLAPELTLEDSGELVTGSFYAGIPHPPGYPVWTIYSWLWTTLVPWGNMAWRVALGEAFLGAVACGLLSLLVSRGSSMFMESIEELKSMTGKWENAICMVSGVVAGLLMGFDGFMWKESIAVNRIAVTSVPWFLIVLVCLLRWLYAPHQYRFVYWALFVFGICFTTHQSLIVAAIGVEVAIAAGNQRLGRDVFFGNFVLYMLGNVYYWVVGQQVFANLSKPGLQIIFHGVGLLSLAGSIWLGLKTKTKGIEFGRDFLLLGIFVSFEMALLHKADSGVCAFFILATLGLAAWFGYLAWKTWRLSHEWFTVSIMGLLWILGASFYLYMAVSGMTNPPMEWGYPRTVEGFFHALSRGQYEQPNPTDLISDPLRFLGQVWMLISGVAIEYTWVYMFIALVPFLFFFKMQRRERAWLIGLSGIYLCLGVLLMILLNPTPDRASADLIKVFFCNSHTIVAALIGYGLALTAAFMATHYKTFRLWGLGGGVVAVVAGIFGLYETVGRTFFGLAGEPESFAELPHWIARAFAPHQYGLPVYGGLLLVAIPLAFVVALVFYRERGPLFITLSLFVAMPVYSVLAHWFPSNQHDHMFGYWFGHDMFTPPFKGANGKPLYPEMAKDAVLYGGTDPGRFCPTYMIFCESFTPHNCQPLEDQKFDRRDVYIITQNALADGTYLDYIRAQYNRSKEIDPPFFQDLLRSAKEKEQNYETNFLARLISPLDTAFEDYGDRVEKRRRTFTSWFTAQDFIDLRGFAARLRPGPDQDTVSKFIYENLAAETRQLLAGQGNDAALGEDLARDLNVLLDRDLEVKKSLAAKLQEKSDIDQQIAGGSTSESLHRRQDELAKQIAELSKVELLYEPDRFKQVQISEYLADFIKQNPQSHTRVRLNRLLLEAAYPKEIAKSLGGVYPDREIYIASPEDSQHCFNEYLSDAQRRLQHDTQFPNEPKQIRQGEDVRVVDNRVTVAGQTAVMAINGLLTKVMFDHNPKNEFYVEESFPLDWMYPHLTPYGIIMKINRQPLPSLTEDVLRTDHEFWKQYSKRLTGDIIDYDTPLKQITDWIEKVYLRHDLNGFTGDRKFVHDDDAQKAFSKLRSSIGGIYAWRLTQAPPEYRPKTSAEYQSILREADFTFRQSFAFCPYSPEAVFRYVNLLLQLNRLDDALLIVQTCLKLDPYNAAVIGLLSQLEQYKTQQTQHAGLPAPQTQVPLMEAEIRAHPSNFPVVLELAKTYFQMQQTSRADQLLETLVTSPGVAPAYIIQAAQLYGQAANWPGLERALEKLVKVSPESPEAWYDLAAFKANLRKDKEALTDLAQAIDLSVKRRQTNPAALDLVAKAREDDRFAALRKTPEYQKLIPPK